The following proteins are co-located in the Halarcobacter sp. genome:
- a CDS encoding TRAP transporter large permease subunit, giving the protein MIGIVMFFTALFMLIIGFPVAFTFAAVAVFFGILAGFIEIFSYAEEGQALISLLHEGWVEGISMFDYMPFRIYSIQQSTILMAIPMFIFMGIILQKTGLAEKLLESMGFLFGEVRGGVAISTVLVGTLLAASTGVVGASVVAMGVISLPVMMKYKYNTELATGTICASGTLGQIIPPSIVLIILGDVFQVPVGDLFKAALIPGLVLVGAYILFILVVSFIKKDMAPAIPADPSRGNKKKQVIRALIDIIPSLTLIILVLGSIFEGVATPTESAAVGCIGAVLLAVLYKTFSIDVVKEAALEAVKITSMVFGILIGATAFSMVFSYTGGDEIVEHAMLSLPGDDKWGFIIFTMLAILILGFFIDFIEISYIIVPILIPVADTLGINPVWFAILIAMNLQTSFLTPPFGFSLFYLKGCAPAGVTTGHIYRGVLPFIAIQIIVLGIVAFYPELFGMTAEM; this is encoded by the coding sequence ATGATTGGTATAGTGATGTTTTTCACAGCATTATTTATGCTGATTATTGGGTTTCCAGTTGCGTTTACATTTGCAGCAGTTGCTGTATTTTTTGGTATACTTGCAGGTTTTATTGAAATATTTTCTTATGCAGAAGAGGGTCAAGCTTTAATCTCTTTACTTCATGAAGGATGGGTTGAAGGTATCTCTATGTTTGATTATATGCCTTTTAGAATCTATTCTATTCAGCAAAGTACAATTCTTATGGCTATTCCTATGTTTATTTTTATGGGAATTATTCTACAAAAAACAGGTTTAGCAGAGAAACTATTGGAGTCTATGGGATTCTTATTTGGTGAAGTTAGAGGTGGTGTTGCTATTTCAACTGTATTAGTTGGAACTTTACTTGCAGCATCTACAGGAGTAGTTGGAGCTTCAGTTGTAGCGATGGGAGTAATTTCACTTCCTGTTATGATGAAATATAAATACAATACAGAGCTTGCCACCGGTACAATTTGTGCTTCTGGAACATTAGGACAAATTATTCCACCTTCAATTGTATTAATCATACTTGGAGATGTTTTCCAAGTTCCTGTAGGGGATCTATTTAAAGCCGCATTAATACCTGGACTTGTGTTAGTTGGAGCATATATTTTATTTATATTAGTAGTTTCATTTATAAAAAAAGATATGGCACCAGCAATTCCAGCTGATCCATCAAGAGGGAATAAAAAGAAACAGGTTATTAGAGCACTAATCGATATTATCCCATCACTAACACTTATAATTTTAGTTTTAGGTTCTATTTTTGAAGGTGTAGCTACACCAACAGAATCGGCAGCTGTGGGATGTATTGGTGCAGTTTTATTAGCAGTTTTATATAAAACATTTTCTATAGATGTTGTAAAAGAAGCAGCATTAGAAGCTGTAAAAATCACATCAATGGTATTTGGTATTCTTATTGGTGCTACAGCATTCTCTATGGTATTTTCATATACTGGTGGAGATGAAATTGTTGAACATGCTATGTTAAGTCTTCCAGGGGATGACAAATGGGGATTCATAATCTTTACAATGTTAGCAATATTAATCCTTGGATTCTTTATTGACTTTATTGAAATTTCATATATTATTGTTCCTATATTAATCCCTGTAGCTGATACCTTAGGTATAAACCCTGTGTGGTTTGCTATTTTAATTGCGATGAACTTACAAACATCGTTTTTAACCCCACCTTTTGGTTTTTCACTATTCTATCTAAAAGGTTGTGCCCCAGCAGGAGTTACAACAGGTCATATCTATAGAGGAGTATTACCTTTTATTGCTATACAAATAATTGTTTTAGGAATAGTTGCTTTCTATCCTGAACTATTTGGAATGACTGCAGAGATGTAG
- a CDS encoding TRAP transporter small permease subunit, producing the protein MLLKLERGFDKFADIIGSITAIAMVLMILNVFYDVVMRYFFKTGSIAMQEMEWHLFSVIILIGIAYTLKEDGHVRVDLVYDKLTPRKKALINMVGSVLFILPISILVGLSSIDTVVESYTMMEQSGDPGGLPYRWIVKSLIPLSFLLLIITTIGFFIKNLNVFKGISKEYSNYNLKEDMHHVQCELEEHKFHVVDIDGKDEDTKKDVNK; encoded by the coding sequence ATGTTGTTAAAGTTAGAACGTGGTTTTGATAAATTCGCTGATATTATTGGAAGTATAACTGCTATAGCAATGGTACTAATGATTTTAAATGTGTTTTATGATGTAGTTATGAGATACTTCTTTAAAACAGGTTCAATTGCTATGCAAGAGATGGAGTGGCATCTATTCTCTGTAATTATATTAATTGGTATTGCGTATACTCTAAAAGAGGATGGGCATGTAAGAGTAGACCTTGTTTATGATAAATTAACTCCAAGAAAAAAAGCCTTAATTAATATGGTAGGGTCTGTATTATTTATTTTACCTATATCAATACTTGTTGGTTTAAGTTCAATAGATACAGTTGTAGAATCATATACAATGATGGAACAAAGTGGTGACCCAGGTGGTCTACCATATAGATGGATTGTAAAATCTTTAATACCATTATCATTTTTACTTTTAATTATCACTACAATTGGATTTTTTATTAAAAATCTAAATGTGTTTAAAGGTATCAGTAAAGAGTATAGTAACTATAATTTAAAAGAGGATATGCATCATGTGCAATGTGAACTTGAAGAGCATAAGTTTCATGTTGTAGATATAGATGGAAAAGATGAAGATACTAAAAAGGATGTTAATAAATGA
- a CDS encoding TRAP transporter substrate-binding protein yields the protein MKMFGNTTKLLVAAALVAGLGTSALAKKVYKWKLATTWGPTLHPFIDAPTKMAKMVEEMSDGRLIIRVDAANKHKAPLGVLDMVKGGQYDMGHSASYYWKGKDINTLPFSTMPFGMTTPEQYSWFYYGGGKELMEKVYKKHKVLSFPGGSSGNQMGGWFRKEIKTVDDLKGLKMRIPGFAGEIMSKLGLTVTNIAPGELYTSLERGTIDALEWVGPGMDINMGFNKIAPYYYTGWHEPGLDLQFLVNERAYKKLPKDLQEILVVAMKASAFDMYLQNYHMSAEAWASIEKDYPNIKIKTFPKPVMDAMKKANAELREEMTKNNPLLKEILDSQEAYQKKVRKWTEMSDYIYLKDNL from the coding sequence ATGAAAATGTTTGGTAATACTACTAAACTGCTAGTTGCTGCAGCACTTGTTGCTGGATTAGGGACATCAGCATTAGCAAAAAAAGTTTATAAATGGAAATTGGCTACAACATGGGGACCAACACTACATCCATTTATTGATGCACCTACAAAGATGGCAAAAATGGTTGAAGAGATGTCTGATGGTAGACTAATCATCAGAGTTGATGCAGCAAATAAACACAAAGCTCCACTTGGAGTTCTAGATATGGTAAAGGGTGGTCAATATGACATGGGACACTCAGCATCATATTACTGGAAAGGTAAAGATATCAATACATTACCATTTTCTACTATGCCATTTGGTATGACTACACCTGAACAATATTCTTGGTTCTACTATGGTGGTGGAAAAGAATTAATGGAAAAAGTTTATAAAAAACACAAAGTATTATCATTCCCTGGTGGAAGTTCAGGGAACCAAATGGGTGGATGGTTTAGAAAAGAGATTAAAACTGTTGATGACTTAAAAGGTCTTAAAATGAGAATTCCAGGTTTTGCTGGTGAGATTATGTCAAAATTAGGATTAACAGTTACAAATATTGCTCCAGGTGAATTATATACTTCACTTGAAAGAGGAACGATTGATGCTTTAGAATGGGTTGGACCAGGTATGGATATTAACATGGGATTCAACAAAATTGCTCCATACTATTATACAGGATGGCATGAACCAGGATTAGATTTACAATTTTTAGTTAACGAAAGAGCATATAAAAAGTTACCAAAAGATTTACAAGAGATTTTAGTTGTTGCAATGAAAGCAAGTGCTTTTGATATGTATTTACAAAATTATCACATGAGTGCTGAAGCTTGGGCTTCAATTGAAAAAGATTATCCAAATATCAAAATCAAAACTTTCCCAAAACCAGTAATGGATGCTATGAAAAAAGCAAATGCTGAGTTAAGAGAAGAGATGACAAAAAATAATCCTTTACTAAAAGAGATTTTAGACTCTCAAGAAGCTTATCAGAAAAAAGTTAGAAAATGGACAGAGATGTCTGATTATATCTACTTAAAAGATAATTTATAA
- a CDS encoding response regulator transcription factor, which produces MKILLLEDNKKLNTTIKKRLELKGYKVFNFEDGQEAYDNITEGFSCFILDINVPNVDGIKILKKIREFYKDVPVIIISASVELDIIKESYDFGCNDYLKKPFFIDELEIKIERLCQIKDERVKFDENSFFDYKSSTLIIDDTTTRLTKKERLLMNLFLTQKNQVLSYEMIENYVWEGSFASIDSIRSLVRRLRKSLPKEYIQTVVDTGYIFNS; this is translated from the coding sequence GTGAAAATACTCCTTCTAGAAGATAATAAAAAACTAAATACTACTATAAAGAAAAGATTAGAATTAAAAGGTTATAAAGTATTTAATTTTGAAGATGGACAAGAGGCATATGATAATATAACAGAGGGTTTTTCCTGTTTTATACTTGATATAAATGTTCCAAATGTTGATGGGATAAAAATACTAAAAAAAATACGTGAATTCTATAAAGATGTACCAGTAATAATCATAAGTGCTTCTGTTGAATTGGATATCATTAAAGAATCCTATGATTTTGGATGCAATGATTATCTAAAAAAACCTTTTTTTATTGATGAGTTAGAGATAAAAATAGAAAGACTTTGTCAAATAAAAGATGAACGAGTTAAATTTGATGAAAACTCATTTTTTGATTATAAATCTTCAACTTTAATTATTGATGATACAACTACAAGATTAACAAAAAAAGAAAGACTTCTTATGAATCTTTTTTTAACACAAAAAAATCAAGTTTTATCATATGAGATGATTGAAAACTATGTTTGGGAAGGTTCTTTTGCATCTATTGATTCTATTAGAAGTTTAGTTAGACGCCTAAGAAAAAGTCTTCCAAAAGAATATATTCAAACTGTTGTTGATACTGGGTATATTTTTAACAGTTAA
- a CDS encoding ABC transporter substrate binding protein, whose amino-acid sequence MKKLLLIIFIFINFLYAQSKEVLFLNSYHKGYKWSDDIINEVEKKFKDLEDVELTVLYMDTKRVESSSYIDKLYALYKEQLANRKFDLIIASDNNAFDFAVKYYKELFKDTPLLFCGINNFKKNELPKDKNLLDNISGVVEQVDLEKNFKLILNLQPNIKNLIIINDQSKTGLAMKKDLAPIMEKYSKKVNIEYIDNMDIEHLKTKITNLNVNDTAILLVLLFKDSTGKFFTYKQSVMQIRKASKVPIYGLWDFYLDYGVVGGLMTSAVAQGEAVSNMALRILNGTKIKNIPILEKSPNRYLFDYDETNRFDLDIKGVVKNYEIINEPHSFIKKYTKLVVITITIIGVLLIMVFSMRANIQRRKVVEKALQNRIKFDKVLVDTLPNPIYYKNKEGKFLGCNKAFSELVNMSKNEVIGKTAKDFFPPEIAFKNARIDEEIMATLGTNTSEMTLHTPSNHMKHIIINKAVYLNNDGSIGGIVCVMDDITDRIQQKQFIIQQAKLAEMGDMVAAIAHQWNEPLVELSAQVQDIQTSFLLNELKDTQVEEFVNDSMIQLKYMSKTLTDFRNFLKPSTTKTLFSIRESFQEIFEILGKQIYYSNIKLKLNYDHEESELLIYGYENEFKQVLLNLINNAKNKIIEKNSEKKYNLIINISSCENFTTIEIMDDGGNIDEKIIDKIFEPYFTTKSDGTGFGLYMAKVIIEDKMGGLITAQNKGKYVVFTLKLHHNKG is encoded by the coding sequence ATGAAAAAACTTTTACTTATCATTTTTATTTTTATCAACTTCCTTTATGCCCAAAGTAAAGAAGTACTATTTTTAAACTCATATCACAAAGGGTATAAATGGAGTGATGATATAATAAATGAAGTTGAGAAAAAATTTAAGGACTTAGAAGATGTTGAACTTACTGTCCTTTATATGGATACAAAAAGGGTAGAAAGTTCAAGTTATATTGACAAACTTTATGCTTTATATAAAGAGCAATTAGCCAATAGAAAGTTTGATTTAATAATAGCTAGTGATAACAATGCTTTTGATTTTGCAGTGAAATACTATAAAGAACTTTTTAAAGATACACCCCTTCTTTTTTGTGGAATCAACAATTTTAAAAAAAATGAACTTCCAAAAGATAAAAACTTATTAGATAATATAAGCGGGGTTGTAGAACAAGTAGATTTAGAAAAAAATTTCAAACTTATTTTAAACCTTCAACCAAATATAAAAAATCTAATTATCATAAATGATCAATCTAAAACTGGTCTTGCTATGAAAAAAGACCTTGCCCCTATAATGGAGAAATATTCAAAAAAAGTTAATATAGAATATATTGATAATATGGATATTGAACATCTAAAAACAAAAATAACAAATCTAAATGTTAATGATACAGCAATACTTTTAGTTTTATTATTTAAAGATAGTACAGGTAAATTCTTTACATATAAACAAAGTGTTATGCAGATTAGAAAGGCAAGTAAAGTACCTATTTATGGATTATGGGATTTTTATTTAGATTATGGAGTTGTAGGTGGACTTATGACTTCTGCTGTAGCACAAGGTGAAGCTGTATCAAATATGGCTTTGAGAATTTTAAATGGGACAAAAATAAAAAATATTCCAATCCTTGAAAAATCACCTAATAGATACCTTTTTGATTATGATGAAACAAATAGATTTGATTTGGATATCAAAGGGGTAGTTAAAAACTATGAGATAATTAATGAACCCCATAGTTTTATAAAAAAATATACTAAACTTGTAGTGATAACTATTACTATCATAGGTGTGCTTTTAATTATGGTTTTTTCTATGAGAGCAAATATCCAAAGAAGAAAAGTTGTAGAGAAAGCATTACAAAATAGAATTAAATTTGATAAAGTTCTTGTTGATACCCTGCCAAACCCAATCTATTATAAAAATAAAGAGGGTAAATTTTTAGGCTGTAACAAAGCTTTTTCTGAATTAGTAAATATGAGTAAAAATGAAGTTATAGGAAAAACAGCTAAGGACTTTTTCCCACCAGAGATTGCATTTAAAAATGCAAGAATTGATGAGGAGATTATGGCAACACTAGGAACAAACACCTCAGAGATGACTTTGCATACCCCTAGCAATCATATGAAACACATAATTATAAATAAAGCAGTTTATCTAAATAATGATGGCTCAATAGGGGGAATAGTATGCGTTATGGATGATATTACAGATAGAATTCAACAAAAACAATTTATTATTCAGCAAGCTAAATTAGCAGAGATGGGAGATATGGTTGCTGCAATAGCACACCAATGGAATGAACCTTTAGTAGAATTGTCTGCACAAGTTCAAGATATACAAACTTCATTTTTGTTAAATGAGTTAAAAGATACCCAAGTTGAAGAGTTTGTAAATGATTCAATGATTCAATTAAAATATATGTCAAAAACATTAACTGACTTTAGAAACTTTTTGAAACCCTCTACTACAAAAACACTTTTCTCAATTAGAGAATCATTTCAAGAGATTTTTGAGATACTTGGAAAACAAATCTATTACTCAAATATTAAGTTAAAACTAAACTATGACCATGAAGAGTCCGAACTTCTTATATATGGTTATGAAAATGAATTTAAACAGGTTTTATTAAATCTAATTAATAATGCAAAAAATAAAATCATTGAAAAAAATTCTGAAAAAAAATATAATCTAATCATTAATATTTCAAGTTGTGAAAATTTTACAACAATTGAGATAATGGATGATGGTGGAAATATTGATGAAAAAATAATAGATAAAATCTTTGAACCATATTTTACAACAAAAAGTGATGGAACAGGATTTGGTCTTTATATGGCAAAAGTAATTATTGAAGATAAAATGGGTGGATTAATTACAGCCCAAAATAAAGGTAAATATGTTGTATTTACCCTTAAATTGCATCATAATAAAGGATAA
- a CDS encoding LUD domain-containing protein encodes MTSKEQILANIRNKNKVKDCELPSYTNFGIKFDNPYEKFSTMLESVGGNALFIKKEELEKTVSTLYPDEKMIASNSEYFTNDNFKANEELDPHNLKDIDLAIIKGEFAVAENGAVWVSNKDNRHRSLYFIAQNIIIVVDKNNIVHNMHEAYEKISFDDSTYGAFISGPSKTADIEQSLVIGAHGPKSGYVIFVE; translated from the coding sequence ATGACAAGTAAAGAACAGATTCTTGCAAATATAAGAAACAAAAACAAAGTAAAAGATTGTGAGCTACCAAGTTATACAAATTTTGGAATTAAATTTGATAATCCTTATGAAAAGTTCTCTACGATGCTAGAAAGTGTAGGGGGAAATGCACTATTTATAAAAAAAGAAGAGCTTGAAAAAACAGTATCAACATTATATCCCGATGAAAAAATGATTGCATCAAATAGTGAATATTTTACAAATGATAACTTTAAAGCAAATGAAGAGCTTGACCCACATAACCTAAAAGATATAGATTTAGCAATTATTAAAGGTGAATTTGCAGTAGCTGAAAATGGTGCTGTTTGGGTTAGCAATAAAGATAATAGACATAGAAGTTTATATTTTATTGCACAAAATATAATTATTGTTGTAGATAAAAACAATATTGTTCATAATATGCATGAAGCTTATGAAAAAATTAGTTTTGATGATTCTACATATGGTGCATTTATAAGTGGACCTTCTAAAACTGCAGATATTGAACAATCATTAGTTATAGGAGCGCATGGACCTAAGTCTGGATATGTTATATTTGTAGAATAA
- a CDS encoding lactate utilization protein B: protein MSIHNHPLKAKEFVKNDERMHWHDKALWFVREKRDLASKSIPEWETLRTYADQIKSHTMANLDKYLLEFEENANKRGIKVHFAKDAQEHNEIVYKILKENSVKKVVKSKSMLTEECHLNPFLEEKGLEVVDTDLGERIVQFRQEPPSHIVLPAIHLKKEDVARTFHEKIGTDENNSDPTYLTRAARGHLREKFLDADAGITGVNFAIAQTGGVVVCTNEGNADMGASVPNLHIACMGIEKIIPRLEDLSVFTRLLARSATGQPITSYTSHFHGPIKGGQMHIVIVDNKRTPFLQSESYKKALNCIRCGACMNTCPIYRRSGGHSYDYVIPGPIGSTLSTFRDPKKHKTLSFACSLCGSCSNVCPVKIDLDSQLYTHRQDLREQNIISNKKRLGMQAAVWLMNKPTLFSLLGKIARKIVPILPKSLIYNRLNVWGKQRDIPNMPTKSFKELYKEEFQNDK, encoded by the coding sequence ATGAGTATTCATAATCACCCACTAAAAGCCAAAGAGTTTGTAAAAAATGATGAAAGAATGCATTGGCATGACAAGGCTCTATGGTTTGTAAGAGAAAAAAGAGATTTAGCTTCTAAATCTATCCCTGAATGGGAAACCTTAAGAACATATGCAGACCAAATCAAAAGCCATACAATGGCAAACCTTGATAAATACCTTTTAGAGTTTGAAGAGAATGCAAATAAAAGAGGTATAAAAGTTCATTTTGCAAAAGATGCCCAAGAGCACAACGAAATTGTATATAAAATATTAAAAGAAAACAGTGTAAAAAAAGTAGTTAAATCAAAATCTATGTTAACAGAAGAGTGTCATCTAAATCCATTTTTAGAAGAAAAAGGCTTAGAGGTTGTTGATACAGATTTAGGAGAAAGAATTGTTCAATTTAGACAAGAACCCCCTTCTCATATTGTTTTACCTGCAATTCACCTAAAAAAAGAGGATGTTGCAAGAACTTTCCATGAAAAAATTGGAACAGATGAGAACAACTCTGATCCAACATATTTAACAAGAGCAGCAAGAGGGCACTTAAGGGAAAAGTTTTTAGATGCTGATGCTGGTATCACTGGTGTGAACTTTGCAATTGCACAAACAGGTGGAGTTGTAGTTTGTACAAATGAAGGAAATGCAGATATGGGAGCAAGTGTTCCTAATCTTCATATTGCTTGCATGGGAATAGAAAAAATTATCCCTAGACTTGAAGATTTAAGTGTATTTACAAGATTACTAGCAAGAAGTGCAACAGGACAACCTATTACTTCTTACACTTCACATTTTCATGGACCAATTAAAGGTGGACAGATGCATATTGTAATAGTTGATAATAAAAGAACACCATTTTTACAATCTGAATCATATAAAAAAGCCTTGAATTGTATTAGATGTGGTGCTTGTATGAATACTTGTCCTATCTATAGAAGAAGTGGTGGACACTCTTATGACTATGTTATACCTGGACCAATTGGTTCAACACTAAGTACTTTTAGAGATCCTAAAAAACACAAAACCCTTTCTTTTGCTTGTTCTTTATGTGGTTCATGTTCAAATGTATGTCCAGTAAAAATTGATTTAGACTCACAACTATATACACATAGACAAGATTTAAGAGAGCAAAATATAATCTCAAATAAAAAAAGATTGGGTATGCAAGCTGCCGTTTGGCTTATGAATAAACCAACATTATTTTCATTATTAGGAAAAATTGCTAGAAAAATAGTACCTATTCTTCCAAAGTCATTAATCTATAATAGATTGAATGTATGGGGGAAACAAAGAGATATACCAAATATGCCAACAAAAAGTTTTAAAGAATTATATAAAGAGGAATTTCAAAATGACAAGTAA
- a CDS encoding (Fe-S)-binding protein, producing the protein MKVGLFIPCFMNELYPNSCMATLKLLKKFDLDVEYPMEQTCCGQPMANSGCSKDMKSLAYKFVDTFKDYDYIVAPSGSCVTMVKEHYEPFFDENEDYNKVKTSIYEICEFLHDVLKIEELDTSFPYKVGLHNSCHGHRVLELGSASELNIPYNNKLKNLLSLIKDIKIVELKREDECCGFGGTFCVTEEDISVAMGKDRIKDHLDSNAQIITGADMSCLMHMEGIINRDKQPLKVMHITEILAGEF; encoded by the coding sequence ATGAAAGTTGGACTATTTATTCCCTGTTTTATGAATGAACTTTACCCAAATAGCTGTATGGCAACTTTAAAACTATTAAAAAAATTTGATTTAGATGTTGAGTATCCAATGGAACAAACATGCTGTGGACAACCTATGGCAAATTCTGGATGTTCAAAAGATATGAAAAGTTTAGCATACAAGTTTGTAGATACTTTTAAAGATTATGATTATATTGTTGCACCATCTGGTTCTTGTGTTACTATGGTAAAAGAACACTATGAGCCATTTTTTGATGAAAATGAAGATTATAATAAAGTAAAAACTTCTATATATGAGATATGTGAATTTTTACATGATGTATTAAAAATTGAAGAGCTAGATACAAGTTTCCCTTATAAAGTAGGACTTCACAACTCATGTCATGGACATAGAGTTTTAGAGTTAGGTAGTGCAAGTGAATTAAATATTCCTTATAACAATAAGTTAAAAAACCTTTTATCCCTAATAAAAGATATAAAGATTGTTGAACTAAAAAGAGAAGATGAGTGTTGTGGATTTGGAGGAACTTTTTGTGTAACAGAAGAAGATATCTCAGTAGCTATGGGAAAAGATAGAATAAAAGACCATCTTGATTCAAATGCACAAATAATTACAGGTGCCGATATGTCTTGTCTTATGCATATGGAAGGGATAATCAATAGAGATAAACAACCTCTAAAAGTTATGCATATAACTGAAATACTAGCAGGAGAATTCTAA
- a CDS encoding class I SAM-dependent methyltransferase, whose amino-acid sequence METLNHKFYYNSYLKYGISAKGVHWQSKKSQYIRFEVLTSFLEKIENHTLLDLGCGFAEYLNYLEINKITCKKYIGIDCEEFMIETAKKRYPNNRFLKANILEDDLEKVDYVICSGGYNLMNKVEFINAIENSFKIVKKGLIFNFLTKNNLHNLTIEEILKYSRNFTNKIDLNTNYLQNDATIYLKK is encoded by the coding sequence ATGGAAACACTTAATCATAAATTCTATTATAATTCATATTTAAAGTATGGAATAAGTGCAAAAGGTGTTCACTGGCAATCAAAAAAAAGCCAATATATAAGATTTGAAGTTTTAACTTCGTTTTTAGAAAAAATAGAAAATCATACCTTATTAGATTTAGGGTGTGGTTTTGCAGAATATTTAAACTATTTAGAAATAAATAAAATTACTTGCAAAAAATATATTGGTATAGATTGTGAAGAGTTTATGATTGAAACAGCAAAAAAGAGATACCCAAATAATAGATTTCTCAAAGCCAATATATTAGAAGATGACTTAGAGAAAGTAGATTATGTAATCTGTAGTGGGGGATATAATCTTATGAATAAGGTTGAATTTATAAATGCGATTGAAAACTCTTTCAAGATAGTAAAAAAAGGTTTAATTTTTAATTTTCTTACTAAAAACAATTTACATAATCTAACAATAGAAGAGATACTTAAATATTCTAGAAATTTTACAAATAAGATAGATCTTAATACAAATTACTTACAAAATGATGCAACAATATATTTAAAAAAATAA
- a CDS encoding dCMP deaminase family protein, with the protein MISDLNFINIAHEIASASKCVSKQVGAVIVKDGRILSTGYNGTPAGYINCSEHWDNEYTKDHHDWSKTYEIHAEMNALIWAARKGISIEGGTIYVTLEPCSECSKNLIAAGIKRIVYDKAYEHTNSEVVSKFIKDNGVTIEQLQR; encoded by the coding sequence ATGATAAGTGATTTAAACTTTATAAATATAGCACATGAAATAGCAAGTGCTTCAAAATGTGTATCAAAACAAGTTGGTGCAGTAATTGTAAAAGATGGAAGAATATTATCTACTGGATACAATGGTACTCCAGCAGGGTATATTAATTGTAGTGAACATTGGGATAACGAATATACAAAAGATCACCACGATTGGTCAAAAACATACGAAATACATGCAGAGATGAATGCTTTAATCTGGGCAGCAAGAAAAGGTATTTCCATTGAAGGTGGAACAATTTACGTAACCTTAGAACCTTGTAGTGAATGTTCTAAGAATTTAATAGCCGCAGGTATAAAAAGAATTGTTTATGATAAAGCATATGAACATACTAATTCTGAAGTAGTATCTAAATTTATTAAAGACAATGGAGTAACCATAGAGCAACTACAAAGATAA
- the accB gene encoding acetyl-CoA carboxylase biotin carboxyl carrier protein gives MDFKEIKELIRVFDKSELNKLKVKEGEFEVAMQKGFEGGTVVTTSAPVAQVAAPAAPAPVATPAAQESAPAAISGDTINSPMVGTFYASPSPEAQPFIKEGDTVKKGQTLCILEAMKIMNEVEAEFDCKIVKVLIENASPVEYDMPMFVVEKL, from the coding sequence ATGGATTTTAAAGAGATAAAAGAATTAATAAGAGTTTTTGATAAAAGTGAATTAAATAAATTAAAAGTTAAAGAGGGTGAATTTGAAGTTGCTATGCAAAAAGGTTTTGAAGGTGGTACAGTTGTTACAACTTCAGCACCAGTTGCACAAGTAGCTGCTCCTGCAGCACCTGCACCAGTTGCTACTCCTGCTGCGCAAGAGAGTGCACCTGCAGCAATTAGTGGAGATACAATTAATTCTCCTATGGTTGGAACTTTTTATGCATCACCATCACCAGAAGCTCAACCTTTTATAAAAGAGGGGGATACAGTTAAAAAAGGTCAAACTTTATGTATTTTAGAAGCTATGAAGATTATGAATGAAGTTGAAGCGGAGTTTGATTGTAAGATAGTAAAAGTATTAATTGAAAATGCATCTCCTGTAGAATACGATATGCCAATGTTCGTTGTAGAAAAATTATAA